In one Phosphitispora fastidiosa genomic region, the following are encoded:
- a CDS encoding DUF5305 family protein, producing the protein MTQTEMEQSIWGRIGKYRIIPVIILGMFLISLIFTYLAFSTPVKSKETVITHKVKYIADFSCFAEARPSVLFPQGEKIKDPKNLFTRIISSIKAKAAIRITSDTPISIEGESRIILRLRADELWSKDFLLMPERKFKFDKITSATVLEEIYSIDVNKFISFIDQVEKETQVLGGNYTLSVIPVVMARTSKSKINLDFSPEYTFNLSKTQITTTSNSLQEQENPIEGTQEKLNRVGVGFLTLPVVFARYLFSCLVIVILTGLIYHRRVFNTVQTEIREDERIKLKYGSRMVFADSGSILGNKDTVIKVGGINDLLKIADEHDKPLICIPEGLETAYAATVYCVMDSNIMYIFEPVRHEG; encoded by the coding sequence TTGACACAAACAGAAATGGAACAAAGCATATGGGGACGGATAGGCAAGTATAGAATTATTCCTGTAATTATTTTAGGAATGTTTCTAATTAGTTTGATATTTACATACCTGGCTTTTTCTACTCCTGTAAAAAGTAAAGAAACAGTTATTACTCATAAGGTTAAATATATAGCGGATTTTAGCTGTTTTGCTGAGGCCAGACCCTCTGTTTTGTTTCCTCAGGGAGAAAAAATTAAAGATCCGAAAAACCTTTTCACAAGGATTATTAGTTCAATTAAAGCTAAAGCTGCCATACGTATTACATCAGATACTCCTATTTCCATTGAGGGAGAGAGCAGGATAATTCTAAGACTGCGGGCAGATGAACTGTGGTCGAAGGATTTCCTTCTGATGCCGGAACGCAAGTTTAAGTTTGATAAAATTACATCAGCTACTGTTCTGGAGGAGATTTACTCCATAGATGTCAATAAATTTATCTCGTTTATTGACCAAGTGGAAAAGGAGACTCAGGTATTAGGCGGGAATTATACTCTTTCTGTTATCCCGGTGGTAATGGCGAGAACTTCTAAAAGCAAGATTAACCTTGATTTTTCTCCCGAGTATACATTTAATCTATCAAAGACTCAGATTACTACAACGAGTAATTCATTACAGGAACAGGAGAATCCGATTGAAGGAACACAGGAAAAATTAAATCGGGTTGGCGTTGGCTTTCTGACTCTGCCTGTTGTATTTGCCCGGTATCTGTTTTCCTGTTTAGTTATTGTAATTCTTACCGGATTAATTTATCATCGGCGGGTATTCAACACAGTACAAACGGAAATCCGGGAGGATGAAAGGATAAAGCTTAAATATGGCAGCCGAATGGTTTTTGCCGATTCAGGCAGTATATTGGGAAATAAGGATACCGTAATAAAAGTCGGGGGCATAAACGATTTGTTAAAGATTGCCGATGAACACGATAAACCTCTGATATGTATACCGGAAGGTCTGGAAACTGCTTATGCCGCGACGGTATATTGTGTTATGGACTCAAACATCATGTATATTTTTGAACCGGTTCGGCATGAAGGGTAG
- a CDS encoding DUF4352 domain-containing protein → MMNLWKQSNRKGWSYVLSLFLILFLLAGCDEKAAEKGADTQSQSPAAVQTEERAYQIGEPGGTDELEIAVTKAEKAAEWINSPPEGREYVIVSFKVTNISKEEQSIGADDFQYVVGDSGAREAYARTTGVKTDPDTFGAASMAPGESFEGSLVYAMPVEMSHIELHYLKNYQTALRFEFDK, encoded by the coding sequence ATGATGAATTTATGGAAACAAAGCAACAGAAAAGGATGGAGCTATGTTTTAAGCCTTTTTCTTATTCTTTTCCTATTAGCCGGTTGTGATGAAAAGGCTGCGGAAAAAGGCGCAGATACCCAAAGCCAGTCTCCCGCAGCCGTACAAACAGAGGAGCGGGCATATCAGATTGGCGAGCCGGGCGGTACGGACGAGCTGGAAATCGCCGTTACAAAGGCAGAAAAGGCGGCGGAGTGGATTAACAGCCCCCCCGAAGGCCGAGAGTACGTGATCGTGTCCTTTAAGGTCACTAACATATCCAAGGAAGAACAAAGTATCGGAGCGGACGATTTTCAATATGTGGTGGGTGATAGCGGAGCACGGGAAGCCTATGCGAGAACTACCGGCGTGAAAACCGATCCGGATACCTTTGGCGCTGCGAGCATGGCGCCGGGAGAGAGCTTTGAAGGAAGTCTGGTTTATGCGATGCCTGTCGAAATGAGCCATATTGAGCTTCACTACCTAAAAAACTACCAGACGGCATTGAGATTTGAATTTGACAAATAA
- a CDS encoding zinc ribbon domain-containing protein, which produces MDKVREPMRFNIEQDDIGSILAGDTGLVPNSGSAFYKAAPSVESNRDLTALYGELLTDREFLRAMRIATQPDLYIVVRVAGAQGLTEIRLHRRKSEGESVVTTEQRAEGSLTLSVFENAGAWLNEWVKGFAGDSDAPAANYIPPKVSLEEFLFVLHAVDSFRRTSYQNMLSHVFTDRAYVKVPEFLQSMADSLKSMDVRWLLPAFLAVTPGVEQYQTDIDPQNIAVLLQHDFFTEGKLASGENVLVFGEAGQIMGVEFFRSWFTSCGMEINVAGPEGFKTAERLFITPTILGNHFTRLENTDKAKAMVNHQVYTMEQLTFKLDELLGRAFAKDADPDRVEPGAAPSPVPPSPSTAPAPPVRKFCANCGSKILAEAGFCGNCGTKLK; this is translated from the coding sequence ATGGATAAAGTTAGAGAACCAATGCGTTTTAACATAGAGCAAGACGATATAGGCTCTATCCTGGCCGGGGATACAGGGCTTGTGCCCAATAGCGGGTCTGCCTTCTATAAGGCTGCCCCGTCCGTGGAGTCCAACAGGGATTTAACAGCTCTGTACGGTGAGCTTTTGACCGACCGGGAATTCCTGCGGGCAATGCGTATCGCCACTCAGCCGGATTTATACATAGTAGTCCGAGTCGCCGGTGCCCAGGGCCTCACAGAAATCAGACTGCATCGAAGGAAAAGCGAAGGAGAATCTGTTGTCACCACAGAGCAAAGAGCGGAAGGCAGCCTTACTCTTTCCGTATTCGAGAATGCCGGGGCATGGCTGAATGAGTGGGTGAAAGGTTTTGCCGGTGATAGCGACGCGCCTGCCGCGAACTATATTCCTCCCAAGGTCAGTCTGGAGGAGTTTCTGTTCGTACTCCATGCCGTTGATTCCTTCCGGCGGACCTCTTATCAGAATATGCTGAGTCACGTCTTTACGGATAGGGCCTATGTAAAAGTCCCGGAGTTTCTCCAGAGCATGGCCGATTCCCTGAAAAGCATGGATGTCCGCTGGCTGCTGCCGGCTTTTCTGGCGGTGACGCCGGGGGTGGAACAGTATCAAACAGATATTGATCCCCAGAACATTGCTGTTTTGCTGCAACACGACTTCTTTACGGAAGGAAAGCTGGCTTCAGGTGAGAATGTGCTGGTCTTCGGGGAAGCCGGGCAAATCATGGGGGTGGAATTCTTCCGCTCCTGGTTTACCTCTTGCGGCATGGAAATCAACGTGGCGGGGCCGGAAGGCTTTAAGACAGCCGAAAGGCTTTTCATTACCCCCACAATCCTGGGCAACCATTTTACACGTCTGGAAAATACCGACAAAGCCAAAGCAATGGTCAACCACCAGGTTTATACCATGGAGCAGCTTACCTTCAAGCTTGACGAATTGCTCGGAAGGGCTTTCGCCAAAGATGCAGATCCCGATAGAGTAGAACCCGGCGCCGCGCCTTCACCCGTGCCGCCTTCACCGTCGACTGCCCCCGCGCCTCCGGTCAGAAAATTTTGCGCTAACTGCGGCTCGAAGATCCTTGCCGAAGCAGGCTTTTGCGGCAACTGCGGGACAAAATTAAAATAG
- a CDS encoding response regulator — protein MRVIFIDDHPLVRKGLAAVLTTDEGFEVVGQADNGETAVRLAVEKKPEVIIMDLRLGNENGLDVITKIKLEGVNCKFVVLTSSNNLEDFRKAGEMSVDGYISKDAAPEEFLAALRAVGEGRKFFDPEIVGAFMSYGLKDPLGELTPREREVLNHLGKGMNNREIAEKIFVTEHTVKKHVSQILDKLDLADRTQAALFAANYFIE, from the coding sequence TTGAGAGTAATCTTTATTGATGATCATCCTTTAGTTCGCAAAGGATTGGCAGCGGTCCTCACAACAGATGAAGGCTTTGAAGTTGTGGGGCAGGCTGATAATGGTGAAACGGCAGTACGGTTAGCGGTTGAAAAGAAGCCTGAAGTTATAATTATGGACCTAAGACTAGGTAACGAGAATGGGTTGGATGTCATCACCAAAATAAAATTGGAAGGTGTAAATTGCAAGTTCGTCGTACTAACGTCTTCAAATAATCTTGAAGATTTCCGGAAAGCCGGAGAGATGTCAGTCGATGGGTATATTTCAAAAGATGCCGCACCGGAGGAATTTTTAGCCGCTTTGAGGGCTGTTGGAGAGGGGCGTAAGTTTTTTGACCCTGAGATTGTGGGGGCTTTTATGTCCTATGGCCTGAAAGACCCTTTAGGTGAGCTGACCCCCAGAGAACGGGAGGTTTTAAACCACTTGGGAAAAGGGATGAACAACCGGGAAATTGCTGAAAAGATTTTTGTTACCGAACATACTGTAAAGAAACATGTCAGTCAGATTTTAGACAAGCTGGATTTAGCGGACCGAACCCAGGCGGCGTTGTTCGCAGCTAACTACTTCATTGAATAG
- a CDS encoding sensor histidine kinase — translation MKKKACSAYAALLRDKLRIKGSDLYYILLVYRYGSWFITSAFYLMGPPESPYIFKIGVVLALLASITPMVKLFENAGNSRLSMIPVVVVETVGIAFLLIPTGGLQSPFIWYALNPVLAAASFLPFYACWLNTIFYLGVSFFIYSYKEGFNSEIVRNSVLVHTNTIMVFMLITLTFQLYSRFISCLKLQANKLNDQKHELLETNRKLAKAYHINEEYMKHVNALYQSVEAFCSHDDREELVEIFVRYGSILTGGIPTCLCLWEGKDGNDKQNSTKFSSGSEKAVQNEIIEKLYDLRSRLQLDPEPAARIKIETAGKELICVSLKSAAKDYGVLAALVDSVPNGVENISLKQRLIYLAKLSTVIFERMRLEEIADKLILNEEQNRIADEIHDTVSQRLFSISFALHSLAGECERMTPADLKEQLKFMQKSAGKASKELRESIYRLSSRKNGKVVFFKSISTYLTELARLNSIKVYFEATGQEELLNSEIRMVFYRVIREATGNAIKHAKCSSIKVDLNIMQSLTQLTVFDDGVGFDFAAGSTLDKGLGLKNMERLIRGINGYFQVGPGLTGGTEVICRIPLGGEGVFDVRGGYC, via the coding sequence ATGAAAAAGAAGGCCTGCTCAGCTTATGCGGCTCTGTTGAGGGACAAACTGAGAATAAAAGGCAGTGATTTGTATTATATCCTCCTTGTCTATCGCTATGGCTCATGGTTTATCACATCGGCTTTTTATCTGATGGGGCCTCCTGAATCCCCCTATATTTTCAAAATCGGCGTGGTTTTAGCACTATTAGCATCAATTACACCAATGGTGAAGCTTTTCGAGAATGCCGGAAATTCAAGACTAAGCATGATTCCGGTGGTTGTTGTTGAGACTGTAGGTATTGCCTTTCTTCTTATACCTACAGGAGGGTTGCAGAGTCCTTTTATCTGGTATGCCCTCAACCCGGTGCTTGCTGCTGCCAGTTTTCTCCCGTTTTATGCCTGCTGGCTGAATACGATTTTTTATCTGGGTGTTTCATTTTTTATTTACTCTTATAAAGAGGGCTTTAACTCTGAAATTGTTAGGAATTCGGTCCTCGTTCATACAAATACTATTATGGTGTTTATGCTGATTACCTTGACTTTTCAATTATACAGTCGTTTCATTTCCTGCCTTAAACTCCAGGCTAATAAACTTAACGACCAAAAACATGAGCTGCTGGAAACCAACCGGAAGCTCGCTAAAGCCTATCATATTAATGAAGAGTATATGAAGCATGTAAATGCTCTCTACCAGTCAGTGGAGGCGTTCTGCAGTCATGACGACAGAGAAGAACTTGTGGAAATTTTTGTGCGTTACGGCTCAATTCTCACCGGGGGAATTCCAACATGTTTATGTTTATGGGAAGGCAAAGATGGTAATGACAAACAGAATTCAACCAAATTTTCTTCGGGATCGGAAAAGGCTGTTCAGAACGAAATCATCGAAAAGCTCTATGATTTAAGGAGCAGGCTCCAACTTGATCCAGAACCGGCAGCCCGAATAAAAATAGAGACCGCCGGAAAGGAATTGATTTGTGTTTCTTTGAAATCAGCTGCCAAGGATTATGGAGTGTTGGCAGCTTTGGTCGACAGCGTTCCAAACGGTGTTGAAAATATATCGTTAAAGCAGAGACTTATATACCTGGCAAAGCTGAGTACAGTAATTTTTGAACGAATGAGACTTGAGGAAATAGCGGATAAGTTAATCCTTAATGAGGAACAGAACCGGATAGCGGATGAGATTCATGATACTGTTTCTCAGCGGTTATTCAGCATATCTTTTGCCCTGCATTCTCTGGCCGGCGAATGTGAAAGGATGACTCCTGCAGATTTAAAGGAACAGTTGAAATTTATGCAGAAAAGTGCGGGTAAAGCATCCAAAGAGCTAAGGGAATCGATATACCGGCTAAGTTCCCGGAAAAACGGGAAGGTAGTTTTTTTTAAGAGTATTAGTACATATTTAACCGAATTGGCCCGGCTGAACAGTATAAAGGTCTACTTTGAGGCAACCGGTCAGGAGGAGTTATTGAACTCTGAAATTAGGATGGTGTTTTACCGGGTAATCCGAGAGGCGACCGGTAATGCGATAAAACATGCTAAATGCTCCTCGATTAAGGTTGATTTGAATATTATGCAGTCATTAACACAGCTGACGGTTTTTGATGATGGGGTTGGTTTTGACTTTGCAGCAGGCAGTACCCTTGATAAAGGGTTGGGACTTAAAAATATGGAAAGGCTGATAAGGGGAATAAATGGCTATTTTCAGGTTGGCCCTGGGCTTACTGGAGGAACAGAGGTAATCTGCAGGATTCCCCTGGGAGGAGAAGGTGTTTTTGATGTCAGGGGGGGTTACTGTTGA
- a CDS encoding S-layer homology domain-containing protein translates to MAIIQNLRASLYTVIENKKSFADTAGHWAQDDINILASKLIISGKTQDIFAPDKEITRAEFAAILVRALALQPNVKNAKFSDVPSGAWHEAAVAAAEEYGIITGYTDGTFRPNAKVTNEEAAAMLIRDLRVAVMIRKMLIEAGFI, encoded by the coding sequence ATGGCCATAATCCAAAACCTGAGAGCTAGTCTGTATACCGTTATCGAAAACAAAAAATCGTTTGCCGATACTGCCGGACACTGGGCTCAGGATGACATCAACATCCTGGCCAGCAAGCTGATCATTAGTGGAAAGACCCAAGACATCTTTGCCCCGGACAAAGAGATAACGCGGGCCGAATTTGCCGCGATTCTGGTGCGGGCTTTGGCCCTCCAGCCCAACGTAAAAAATGCCAAGTTCAGTGATGTGCCATCAGGCGCTTGGCATGAGGCAGCCGTCGCCGCTGCGGAAGAATACGGGATAATTACAGGATACACCGACGGCACGTTCCGGCCTAATGCCAAGGTTACCAACGAAGAGGCGGCAGCCATGCTGATCCGGGATCTGCGAGTAGCCGTGATGATCAGAAAAATGCTAATAGAAGCTGGTTTCATTTAG